In Cerasicoccus sp. TK19100, one DNA window encodes the following:
- a CDS encoding four helix bundle protein, whose translation MKITKFEEIQSWQLARELTKHVYRVSAKGEFAKDWGLKDQIRRASSSIMHNIAEGFDGGSRAEFIRFLGYAQRSATEVMSELYVASDQDYISNEEFNDLYNRARTVRSKVGGFIKYLKEMES comes from the coding sequence ATGAAGATCACGAAATTTGAGGAGATTCAAAGTTGGCAGTTGGCCCGAGAATTAACCAAGCACGTTTATCGAGTATCAGCGAAAGGGGAATTTGCCAAAGACTGGGGACTGAAAGATCAAATACGCCGAGCATCGAGTTCCATAATGCATAACATTGCTGAGGGCTTTGATGGTGGTTCGAGAGCCGAATTTATTCGATTTCTTGGCTACGCGCAACGATCTGCAACTGAAGTCATGAGCGAACTCTACGTCGCATCGGACCAAGATTACATTAGCAACGAAGAATTTAACGACCTTTATAATAGAGCTAGAACAGTCAGATCAAAAGTCGGTGGCTTCATAAAATATCTGAAGGAAATGGAATCCTAA
- a CDS encoding sulfate adenylyltransferase subunit 1, with protein MSEERGYLDMDLLRFTTAGSVDDGKSTLIGRLLYDSKNIFEDQLEAVETSSKARGDEHVNLALLTDGLRAEREQGITIDVAYRYFATPKRKFIIADTPGHIQYTRNMVTGASTANLAIILIDARKGVIEQTCRHAFIASLLRIQHVVICVNKMDLVDWSEKRYEEIIKDFKDFASRLDNVVEVTFIPISALEGDNVVDKSKNMDWYQGPTLMYHLEHVYVGPDANHIDARFPVQWVVRPMSNEWHDFRGYAGRVAGGVFKPGDDVVVLPSGFSTKVKAIHTLEGEIKEAFNPLSVTMTLEDEIDISRGDMIAKPNNQPKVDQDIEAMICWFSEKKKLKGREKLVLRHTTKEVKAIVKDVRYKVNINTLHKIEDDLEFGLNDIGRICLRTSSPLFYDSYSRNRQTGSFVLIDEFSNETVAAGMIL; from the coding sequence ATGAGCGAAGAACGCGGATATTTAGACATGGACCTCCTCCGTTTTACGACGGCGGGTTCCGTTGACGACGGTAAGAGCACGCTGATTGGCCGACTCTTATACGACTCAAAAAACATTTTCGAAGACCAACTCGAAGCGGTCGAAACCAGCTCCAAGGCACGCGGCGATGAGCATGTGAACCTTGCGCTGCTGACCGATGGCCTGCGTGCTGAGCGCGAGCAGGGCATCACGATCGATGTGGCTTATCGTTACTTTGCCACGCCGAAGCGTAAGTTCATCATCGCGGACACGCCGGGGCACATCCAATACACGCGCAACATGGTGACGGGTGCCTCGACGGCCAACCTCGCCATCATCCTTATCGACGCGCGTAAAGGCGTGATTGAGCAGACTTGCCGCCACGCTTTTATCGCGAGCTTGCTGCGCATTCAGCACGTCGTGATTTGCGTGAACAAAATGGACCTCGTGGACTGGAGCGAGAAGCGCTACGAAGAGATCATTAAGGACTTCAAGGACTTTGCCTCGCGCTTGGATAATGTGGTCGAAGTGACCTTTATTCCGATCAGTGCGCTCGAAGGCGACAACGTCGTCGATAAGTCCAAGAACATGGACTGGTATCAGGGGCCGACGCTCATGTATCACCTGGAGCACGTTTACGTGGGCCCCGACGCCAACCATATCGACGCGCGCTTCCCGGTGCAGTGGGTGGTCCGCCCGATGTCCAACGAGTGGCACGACTTCCGCGGTTACGCGGGCCGTGTGGCTGGTGGTGTGTTCAAGCCCGGCGACGACGTAGTCGTTCTGCCGAGCGGATTTAGCACCAAGGTCAAGGCGATCCATACGCTGGAAGGCGAGATCAAGGAAGCCTTCAATCCGCTGTCGGTGACGATGACGCTGGAGGACGAAATTGATATTTCGCGCGGCGACATGATCGCCAAGCCGAACAATCAGCCCAAAGTCGACCAAGACATCGAGGCGATGATCTGCTGGTTCTCCGAGAAGAAAAAGCTCAAGGGCCGCGAGAAGCTGGTGCTGCGCCACACGACCAAGGAAGTGAAGGCGATCGTGAAGGATGTCCGCTACAAGGTGAACATCAACACGCTGCACAAGATCGAGGACGACCTCGAATTCGGGCTCAACGACATTGGCCGCATTTGCCTGCGCACCTCGTCGCCGCTCTTCTACGACAGCTACTCGCGCAACCGCCAAACCGGCAGCTTCGTGCTCATCGACGAATTCTCGAACGAGACCGTCGCCGCGGGTATGATCCTGTAA
- a CDS encoding hydantoinase B/oxoprolinase family protein yields MAEPWQIAADTGGTFTDLIGVDPRGRPHRAKVLSNASLRAMVAGKFGGGWVHLESSWSFPDRFFCGFYATFPGGESFRVMEYRARDKAMLLESRGPLPPGSLIELSTGEEAPILGARVLTRTPGDEPLPPIELRLGTTRGTNALLERKGARTAFFVTRGFADLLTIGDQRRPDLFALDIRRPKPLPCEVVEVEGRLDAEGVEIEPLNMGQALWDKVNAARSAGCQVAAIALLHSYQNPAHEQALGNFLREAGFEVVTLSSELAPFIKLLPRAQTAVVDAYLSPIMNSYLNQVQGSLGNGRLRIMTSAGGLSAREDFRAKDSLLSGPAGGVVGAVAAGKQAGFSRVIAFDMGGTSTDVSRSEGAFDYRSSHTVGDASILAPALKIETVAAGGGSICGWDGRKLFVGPDSAGAHPGPACYGAGGPLTVTDVNLLLGRVLPAAFSIPVYPDKAARAAEEIAREVGIERDELLQGFLRIANERMAAAIETISVREGYNPQDYALVAFGGAGGMHACAIADELNIDTVLFPPHAGVLSAYGIQQAVVERIGQRQIMQPLSAVTGSIETWLEDIATELRAAMQQEGMTGADLVVRHRRVALRLAGQESSITIDYANDLADAYQREYESVFGYFPEGREVEVVGLEVAVSTKPPALDEETFAAEPTVLCSQGADISTWSRGEIPVGALVRGPAIVHDDTCTLFIEANWSAVMGTHGTLRLLREGERSRDEALNESIARELFTNRFRQVVDEMGVQLERTAVSTNVKERLDFSCALLDAQGRLIANAPHIPVHLGALGMCVRTVAQHMEMLPGDVVVTNHPGFGGSHLPDVTVITPVFVDGKLIAYVANRAHHAELGGIRPGSMPPNATCLAEEGVVIPPTKIFEAGDNCLCRLEAMLRESPYPSRAVADNLADINAQLAANRRGGTQLLAMIADYGTDAVAHYMQALLDFSEQALRDQLKALPSGVLSSVSTLDDGAEINVSMEVADGRIRVDFANTTLRHEGNLNATPAIVTSALIYVMRLLVREDIPLNEGLFAPLDLHLPRCFLNPEFPQDSREAPAVVGGNVETSQRVVECCLRALGVVADSQSTMNNFIFGNDAVSYYETIGGGAGAGDGFDGCSGVHTHMTNTAITDPEIFERRYPMRLWRFGLRERSGGAGYWRGGDGLVREVEFLAPMSVSLLTQHRERGPMGAKGGGDGMPGEQKRILPGGNYEFLASCVDYEAQPGERLCIETPGGGGYGV; encoded by the coding sequence ATGGCTGAGCCCTGGCAAATCGCTGCGGACACCGGCGGCACTTTTACTGACTTGATTGGTGTGGACCCACGTGGGCGTCCGCATCGCGCCAAGGTGCTTAGTAACGCCAGTTTGCGGGCTATGGTGGCGGGTAAGTTCGGCGGTGGGTGGGTGCACCTGGAGTCGAGCTGGAGCTTTCCGGATCGCTTTTTCTGCGGCTTTTATGCGACGTTTCCCGGCGGCGAGTCCTTTCGTGTTATGGAATACCGTGCGCGCGATAAGGCGATGCTTCTTGAGTCTCGTGGTCCCTTGCCGCCGGGCAGCTTGATCGAGCTGTCGACCGGCGAGGAGGCTCCGATCCTTGGCGCGCGGGTCTTGACGCGGACGCCGGGTGATGAGCCGCTGCCGCCGATCGAGCTGCGTCTGGGCACAACGCGAGGCACCAATGCCTTGCTCGAACGCAAGGGTGCGCGCACTGCGTTTTTCGTGACGCGCGGCTTTGCGGATTTATTGACGATTGGCGATCAGCGCCGCCCGGATTTGTTTGCGCTCGATATTCGCCGGCCCAAGCCGCTGCCGTGCGAGGTGGTCGAAGTGGAGGGCCGACTCGATGCCGAGGGTGTTGAGATCGAGCCGCTGAACATGGGCCAAGCTTTGTGGGACAAAGTAAACGCCGCGCGTTCGGCGGGTTGCCAAGTCGCTGCTATTGCGCTGCTGCATAGCTATCAAAACCCGGCGCACGAGCAGGCGCTGGGAAACTTTTTGCGCGAAGCTGGCTTCGAGGTGGTGACGCTTTCGTCGGAACTGGCCCCATTCATCAAGCTGCTGCCCCGTGCGCAAACGGCGGTGGTCGACGCCTACTTGAGCCCGATCATGAACAGCTACTTGAATCAGGTGCAGGGTTCGCTGGGCAATGGCCGACTGCGCATCATGACGAGTGCTGGTGGGCTTTCCGCGCGGGAGGATTTTCGCGCGAAAGATTCGCTGCTGAGCGGACCCGCCGGTGGGGTAGTCGGGGCGGTGGCCGCTGGGAAGCAGGCTGGCTTTTCGCGGGTGATCGCGTTCGACATGGGCGGCACGAGCACGGACGTTTCACGCAGTGAGGGCGCGTTCGATTATCGCTCGTCGCACACGGTGGGCGATGCGTCAATCCTCGCACCTGCGTTAAAAATTGAAACCGTCGCCGCCGGGGGAGGATCTATCTGTGGTTGGGATGGGCGCAAATTATTTGTCGGGCCGGACAGCGCGGGCGCGCATCCGGGGCCCGCTTGTTATGGTGCCGGTGGCCCGCTCACGGTGACCGATGTCAACCTACTGCTCGGTCGGGTGCTGCCCGCCGCGTTTAGCATCCCGGTTTATCCGGATAAAGCCGCCCGGGCGGCGGAAGAAATCGCACGTGAAGTTGGCATTGAGCGCGACGAGTTGTTGCAGGGCTTTTTGCGGATTGCGAACGAGCGCATGGCGGCGGCGATTGAAACTATCTCCGTGCGCGAGGGCTATAACCCGCAGGACTATGCACTCGTGGCCTTTGGTGGAGCCGGTGGCATGCATGCTTGCGCAATCGCGGACGAGCTGAATATCGACACCGTGCTTTTCCCGCCTCATGCCGGGGTGCTGAGCGCTTATGGCATCCAGCAGGCGGTGGTCGAGCGCATTGGCCAGCGCCAGATCATGCAGCCGCTGTCTGCCGTTACGGGGAGCATCGAAACCTGGCTCGAAGATATCGCGACGGAGTTGCGCGCCGCGATGCAACAAGAAGGCATGACCGGTGCGGATCTGGTTGTTCGGCATCGCCGTGTAGCCTTGCGGTTAGCGGGGCAGGAGTCATCGATCACGATCGATTACGCCAACGATTTGGCCGACGCATATCAGCGTGAGTATGAATCGGTTTTTGGTTATTTCCCGGAAGGCCGAGAAGTCGAGGTCGTTGGGTTGGAAGTCGCTGTCTCGACGAAGCCCCCCGCGCTGGATGAGGAAACGTTTGCCGCAGAGCCCACTGTATTGTGTTCGCAAGGTGCGGATATATCAACTTGGTCGCGTGGGGAAATTCCCGTCGGCGCACTCGTTCGCGGGCCGGCAATTGTGCATGATGATACCTGCACGCTTTTCATTGAGGCCAACTGGAGTGCGGTGATGGGCACGCATGGTACGCTGCGCCTTTTGCGTGAGGGCGAGCGTTCGCGGGACGAAGCGCTCAATGAATCCATCGCCCGCGAGCTGTTTACGAATCGCTTTCGGCAAGTAGTCGATGAGATGGGCGTGCAGTTGGAGCGGACCGCGGTGTCGACCAATGTGAAGGAGCGCCTCGACTTTTCCTGTGCGCTGCTCGATGCGCAAGGGCGGCTGATCGCAAACGCACCGCACATCCCCGTCCATTTGGGCGCGCTTGGTATGTGCGTGCGGACGGTGGCGCAACATATGGAGATGTTGCCGGGCGATGTTGTGGTGACGAATCATCCGGGCTTTGGCGGCTCGCATTTGCCGGACGTCACGGTGATCACGCCAGTCTTTGTCGACGGCAAGTTGATCGCCTACGTTGCTAATCGTGCGCATCACGCGGAGCTTGGCGGGATTCGCCCGGGATCAATGCCACCCAATGCCACGTGTCTGGCGGAAGAGGGGGTGGTGATTCCGCCTACGAAAATTTTTGAAGCCGGTGATAATTGCCTATGCCGCTTGGAGGCGATGTTGCGCGAGTCGCCTTATCCATCGCGTGCGGTTGCGGATAATCTCGCGGATATCAATGCACAGTTGGCCGCCAATCGTCGTGGAGGAACGCAACTGCTGGCGATGATCGCCGACTACGGTACCGACGCCGTTGCGCACTACATGCAGGCGCTGTTGGATTTCTCCGAGCAAGCTTTGCGGGACCAATTGAAGGCGCTTCCGTCGGGGGTACTTTCATCGGTTTCTACCTTGGATGATGGTGCAGAGATTAATGTGTCGATGGAAGTCGCCGATGGTCGCATCCGGGTGGATTTTGCAAACACCACGCTCCGCCATGAGGGGAATTTGAACGCAACGCCGGCCATTGTCACCAGCGCGTTGATTTACGTGATGCGTTTGTTGGTGAGAGAAGATATACCGCTCAATGAAGGTTTGTTCGCTCCGCTGGACTTGCATTTGCCAAGGTGCTTTTTGAACCCGGAGTTTCCGCAAGATTCGCGTGAAGCACCCGCCGTTGTGGGGGGTAACGTGGAGACGAGTCAACGTGTGGTGGAGTGCTGTTTGCGGGCATTGGGCGTGGTAGCCGACAGCCAGAGCACGATGAACAATTTTATCTTCGGCAACGATGCAGTCAGCTACTACGAAACGATTGGTGGAGGCGCGGGCGCGGGTGATGGCTTTGACGGATGCTCGGGAGTCCACACGCACATGACCAATACCGCGATCACCGATCCGGAAATATTTGAGCGACGTTACCCGATGCGCTTGTGGCGTTTCGGTTTACGTGAGCGTTCTGGCGGTGCCGGATATTGGCGCGGTGGAGACGGCCTCGTGCGTGAGGTGGAGTTTTTGGCACCAATGTCGGTGTCGTTGTTAACGCAGCATCGCGAGCGCGGCCCGATGGGTGCCAAGGGCGGCGGAGATGGCATGCCTGGCGAGCAGAAGCGGATTCTGCCCGGTGGCAATTATGAATTCCTTGCGTCATGTGTGGATTATGAGGCGCAGCCAGGCGAGCGGCTTTGTATTGAAACACCGGGCGGAGGCGGTTACGGAGTCTGA
- a CDS encoding histone deacetylase family protein translates to MKTAIIYHPDCALHDTGGYHPERPERTQAIEKALRDNFADKDIYWLKATPAELSRIEQIHDQGYVRKVEEACLRGADQLDHGDTHVCVDSFAVARLSAGGAMLAVDEVMQGKARNAFSIMRPPGHHAEHAQAMGFCLFNNVAVAARYAQQQYALKRVAIIDIDVHHGNGTQHAFYKDGTVHFTSFHQYPFYPGTGSRSETGEGEGVGSTLNIPLVAGAEYEEYQLAWDAEVEPALKAFQPELVLISAGFDAHQDDPLANMRLRDEDFYKLTRLIKNFAAQSCAGRLVSVLEGGYNLDALARSTVEHVQSLCDGE, encoded by the coding sequence ATGAAAACCGCGATTATCTATCACCCCGATTGTGCGCTGCACGATACTGGTGGTTATCATCCGGAGCGGCCCGAGCGTACGCAGGCCATCGAAAAAGCGTTGCGGGATAATTTTGCGGACAAGGATATTTACTGGCTGAAGGCAACGCCAGCGGAACTCTCACGCATCGAGCAAATCCACGACCAGGGCTACGTGCGCAAAGTTGAGGAAGCATGCTTGAGAGGAGCGGATCAACTGGACCATGGCGATACGCATGTCTGTGTGGATTCATTTGCGGTCGCGCGCCTGTCGGCCGGTGGCGCGATGCTTGCGGTAGACGAAGTGATGCAAGGCAAGGCGCGTAATGCGTTCAGCATCATGCGGCCGCCCGGGCACCACGCAGAGCATGCGCAGGCAATGGGCTTTTGTTTGTTTAATAACGTCGCGGTGGCGGCGCGCTATGCGCAGCAGCAATACGCGTTAAAGCGCGTGGCGATTATCGATATCGACGTGCATCATGGCAATGGCACGCAGCACGCGTTCTATAAAGATGGCACGGTTCACTTCACGAGTTTTCATCAGTACCCTTTCTATCCGGGGACAGGCTCGCGCAGTGAGACCGGTGAAGGCGAGGGCGTGGGCTCTACCTTGAATATCCCTCTCGTCGCCGGCGCGGAATATGAAGAGTATCAGTTGGCCTGGGATGCTGAAGTGGAGCCGGCGTTAAAGGCATTTCAGCCGGAGCTGGTTCTTATCTCCGCAGGCTTCGATGCGCACCAGGATGATCCGTTGGCAAACATGCGTTTGCGCGATGAAGACTTTTACAAACTTACCCGGTTAATCAAAAACTTTGCGGCGCAAAGTTGTGCTGGGCGATTGGTTTCGGTGCTTGAGGGAGGCTATAATTTGGACGCGTTAGCACGGTCAACCGTGGAGCACGTGCAGTCGCTTTGCGATGGAGAGTAA
- a CDS encoding pyridoxal phosphate-dependent aminotransferase: MPASELKLSPWASNISPSPTLAVDAKAKALKAEGKDVCGFGAGEPDFDTPEFIKQACEDSLRRGDTKYAPAAGIPKLRAAIAEKYINENGVAGVKSEQVVVSPGGKFSCYLAILAVCGPGDEVIIPAPYWVSYPEMVKLAGATPKVVFAGDDQGFKITPEQLKEAITPKTKLLVLNSPSNPTGALYSKAEIEAIMAVAIEAGIYVMSDEIYEYLLYDGVEFVSPASLSEEAAAITITVSGFSKTFSMTGWRLGTLMAPMPVAKAVANLQSQTSSNATTFVQYGALAAMENPEKAKSAIAEMLTVFDRRRLTLLNGLNAIDGVRCDRAQGAFYLFPNISSYGLNSTDFSAKLLEQELVAVVPGVAFGADDYVRLSYATSDEVISKGLERLTRFCGAL; encoded by the coding sequence ATGCCAGCATCTGAATTAAAATTATCCCCTTGGGCCAGTAACATCTCGCCATCCCCGACGCTTGCGGTCGACGCTAAAGCCAAAGCGCTGAAAGCAGAAGGCAAGGACGTCTGTGGATTTGGAGCCGGTGAGCCGGATTTTGACACGCCAGAATTTATCAAACAGGCGTGCGAGGATTCCTTGCGCCGTGGTGATACCAAGTATGCGCCCGCAGCGGGCATCCCTAAGCTGCGTGCGGCAATCGCCGAAAAGTACATCAATGAAAACGGTGTTGCTGGCGTAAAGTCTGAGCAGGTGGTCGTCAGCCCTGGTGGTAAGTTTTCCTGCTATTTGGCGATCCTCGCTGTCTGCGGTCCGGGTGACGAAGTGATTATCCCGGCACCATACTGGGTGAGTTACCCGGAAATGGTGAAACTGGCCGGCGCGACGCCCAAGGTGGTTTTTGCCGGCGATGACCAAGGCTTTAAAATCACCCCCGAGCAGCTCAAGGAGGCAATCACGCCCAAGACGAAACTGCTGGTGCTCAATAGCCCGTCAAACCCGACAGGCGCGCTATACTCCAAGGCCGAGATCGAGGCAATCATGGCCGTGGCGATCGAAGCCGGCATCTACGTGATGTCCGACGAGATTTACGAATACCTGCTCTATGATGGTGTGGAGTTTGTCTCGCCAGCGAGCCTGAGTGAAGAAGCCGCAGCGATCACGATTACGGTCTCCGGTTTTTCCAAGACCTTCTCGATGACGGGTTGGCGTTTGGGCACGCTGATGGCACCGATGCCGGTGGCCAAGGCAGTGGCAAACTTGCAGAGCCAAACTTCGTCTAACGCCACGACCTTTGTGCAATATGGTGCCTTGGCCGCGATGGAAAATCCGGAGAAGGCAAAGTCGGCAATCGCAGAAATGCTCACCGTTTTTGACCGTCGTCGCTTAACCTTGCTCAATGGCCTGAACGCGATCGACGGCGTTCGCTGCGACCGGGCTCAAGGCGCGTTCTACCTGTTCCCGAACATTTCTTCCTATGGCCTGAACTCGACAGACTTCTCCGCGAAGCTGCTTGAGCAAGAGCTCGTCGCGGTTGTGCCGGGTGTCGCGTTTGGGGCCGATGACTACGTCCGCCTGTCTTACGCGACTTCGGACGAAGTCATCAGCAAAGGCTTGGAGCGACTCACGCGTTTCTGCGGCGCTCTATAG
- a CDS encoding CYTH domain-containing protein: MPIEIERKFIADKEKLPAAKKSTRLEQGYIDRDKATVRVRVSGDECFLTIKGAVSGKSRLEYEYAIPLNEGRELIQLLCGKPVIEKTRHLIDHGGHTWEVDVFDGENAGLVVAEVELDAEDERVDLPDWVSREVTSERKYSNASLAEKPFSAWTEEERAGS; the protein is encoded by the coding sequence ATGCCCATTGAGATCGAAAGAAAGTTCATTGCCGATAAGGAGAAACTTCCAGCGGCGAAAAAGAGCACCCGCCTTGAGCAGGGGTATATCGACCGCGACAAGGCGACGGTTCGTGTGCGAGTCAGTGGTGACGAGTGCTTCTTGACGATTAAGGGCGCTGTCTCCGGCAAGAGCCGTTTAGAGTACGAATACGCCATTCCGCTGAACGAGGGGCGCGAGCTGATTCAGCTGCTTTGTGGCAAACCGGTCATTGAGAAAACGCGCCACTTGATCGACCACGGTGGACATACTTGGGAGGTGGATGTGTTCGATGGGGAGAACGCCGGTTTGGTGGTGGCTGAGGTGGAACTCGACGCCGAAGACGAGCGGGTGGATTTGCCTGATTGGGTTTCGCGCGAGGTGACTTCGGAGCGAAAGTATTCCAACGCCTCATTGGCCGAAAAGCCTTTTAGCGCCTGGACTGAGGAGGAGAGAGCGGGCTCATGA
- a CDS encoding CHAD domain-containing protein — protein MKTSSGFSIPMRQEGRNLLRDIKTKLSLLGGGKERRRWSILDTFDWRLLSAGTVLMRDRKVFELHNCVGDELLAREEFTTSLKSLYGDDFPKGTLHDKVSGPISIRAVMPRAEFIREVECYRLENKDGKTTVRLEMETLSRPVPSGKPMPFQKLLRVVALKGYERDADAASRTIASLGLEAHADTRHYAFAALEASGVTPFDYTSKIKQSLSPELTAREACRQILAASRDQMEANISGMLADIDSEFLHDFRVALRRTRSLLQLVRGVYPEELVDKFKLELGAVMRGTNRLRDLDVYLLEQDAYAKLLPKGLRPGLDLFFADLKTERKAAFKKFTREFQGAGVTRKLKAWNAFLEKGAAQAYEECPTGNAPVKVLANQLLMKRFKRIIKDGRKISNETPDEAVHDLRIQFKKFRYLLEFFKSLYDAKELDFLIKRSRKIQNVLGAFNDVCVQQETITHYLTAVDLKRAEAVQLCASLGALVAELERKRLAERKKFKAAFATLDHPSVLAVSEHLFAPSIEAPRETESVTPVSKPSAKKRTSKRAQKKPAS, from the coding sequence ATGAAGACTTCTTCCGGATTTAGCATCCCGATGAGGCAGGAGGGTCGCAATCTGTTGCGCGATATCAAGACCAAGCTTTCCCTGCTCGGCGGTGGTAAGGAACGCCGTCGCTGGAGCATCCTGGATACCTTTGACTGGCGTTTGCTGTCAGCCGGCACGGTGCTGATGCGTGATCGCAAAGTGTTCGAACTGCACAATTGCGTGGGCGATGAACTACTGGCACGTGAAGAATTTACAACCTCGCTTAAATCGCTTTACGGCGATGATTTTCCGAAGGGAACTTTGCATGACAAAGTAAGCGGCCCGATCTCGATTCGCGCAGTAATGCCGCGTGCGGAATTTATTCGTGAGGTTGAGTGCTACCGCCTGGAAAATAAGGACGGCAAAACGACGGTGCGCCTGGAGATGGAAACGCTATCCCGACCAGTCCCAAGTGGTAAGCCCATGCCGTTTCAAAAGTTACTTCGCGTGGTCGCACTCAAAGGGTATGAACGTGATGCCGATGCGGCGTCGCGAACGATAGCTTCGCTCGGCTTGGAGGCGCATGCGGATACGCGCCACTATGCCTTTGCTGCGCTGGAGGCATCTGGCGTGACGCCGTTTGACTACACCTCGAAGATTAAGCAATCGTTGTCGCCGGAGTTGACTGCGCGCGAGGCGTGCCGGCAAATTCTGGCCGCTTCGCGCGATCAAATGGAGGCCAACATCAGTGGTATGCTCGCGGATATCGACTCCGAGTTTCTGCACGACTTTCGCGTGGCACTGCGGCGGACGCGTTCCCTGCTGCAATTGGTGCGCGGAGTTTACCCGGAGGAACTGGTGGATAAGTTTAAGCTTGAGCTAGGGGCGGTGATGCGGGGCACCAATCGTCTGCGCGACTTGGATGTTTATTTGCTAGAGCAGGATGCTTACGCCAAGCTTTTACCAAAGGGGTTGCGCCCCGGCTTGGATTTGTTTTTCGCCGATCTGAAGACGGAACGCAAAGCAGCCTTTAAGAAATTTACCCGTGAGTTTCAGGGCGCTGGCGTAACCCGGAAGCTGAAGGCTTGGAACGCATTTTTGGAGAAGGGGGCGGCTCAAGCATACGAGGAATGTCCGACCGGTAATGCGCCAGTCAAGGTGTTGGCGAACCAGTTGCTGATGAAGCGCTTTAAGCGAATCATTAAAGACGGACGTAAAATCAGCAACGAAACGCCGGATGAAGCGGTGCACGATTTGCGCATCCAGTTTAAAAAATTCCGCTACCTGCTGGAGTTTTTTAAATCGCTCTACGATGCCAAGGAACTGGATTTTCTCATCAAGCGATCGCGCAAAATTCAGAATGTGCTCGGTGCATTTAACGATGTGTGCGTCCAGCAGGAGACGATCACGCATTACTTGACTGCGGTCGATTTGAAGCGCGCCGAGGCGGTTCAACTCTGTGCTTCGCTGGGCGCTCTGGTCGCCGAGCTTGAACGTAAGCGACTCGCCGAACGTAAGAAGTTCAAGGCGGCCTTTGCGACGCTAGATCATCCCAGTGTGCTTGCCGTTTCCGAGCATCTGTTTGCGCCAAGCATTGAGGCTCCGCGGGAAACCGAGTCGGTAACGCCAGTTAGCAAACCGTCAGCGAAGAAGAGAACCAGTAAGCGCGCACAGAAGAAACCAGCATCATGA
- a CDS encoding ParA family protein → MKVLAVYNIKGGVGKTAASVNLAYLSAQAGNRTLLCDLDPQGSSSYYFRVRPDKKHGPKRLLQGGKKLDREIRESDYPNLHLLPSAMAYRNLDIELDHSKRSKKRLKDSLKSLVGEYDVVVIDSPPNVTLLSENIFRAADVILVPVIPTTLSMLTYGQIIDFFKKEGLKTQKLRAFFSMVERRKKMHQDTMVQMRKKDKRFLKPEIPMAAAVEKMGLHREPLFGFDSRSVAAKAYRDLWDDASILLKEA, encoded by the coding sequence ATGAAGGTATTAGCAGTTTATAATATTAAGGGCGGGGTCGGCAAGACTGCTGCGTCGGTAAACCTCGCGTATCTTTCTGCGCAAGCAGGCAACCGGACGCTTTTATGCGACTTGGATCCGCAGGGCTCTTCCTCGTATTACTTTCGGGTTCGGCCGGATAAAAAACATGGCCCGAAGCGTCTGTTGCAAGGCGGCAAAAAACTCGACCGCGAGATCCGTGAATCGGATTACCCGAATTTGCATTTGTTGCCTTCAGCGATGGCTTATCGTAATCTCGATATCGAGCTCGATCACTCGAAACGCTCGAAGAAGCGGCTGAAAGATTCGCTCAAGAGTTTGGTGGGCGAGTATGATGTGGTGGTCATTGATTCGCCGCCGAATGTTACTTTGCTCAGCGAGAATATTTTCCGCGCGGCTGATGTAATCCTGGTGCCCGTTATTCCCACGACGTTGTCTATGCTCACCTACGGGCAAATCATCGACTTCTTTAAAAAGGAAGGACTGAAGACGCAAAAACTGCGCGCGTTCTTCTCCATGGTGGAGCGCCGCAAAAAAATGCACCAGGATACGATGGTGCAAATGCGTAAAAAGGATAAGCGTTTCTTGAAACCGGAGATCCCGATGGCGGCTGCTGTTGAAAAAATGGGACTGCACCGGGAGCCGCTTTTTGGCTTCGATTCTCGCTCCGTGGCGGCCAAGGCCTACCGTGATCTGTGGGACGACGCCTCGATTTTGCTCAAAGAGGCGTAA
- a CDS encoding phosphoribosyltransferase produces MDKEFLSWAEFGELVSKLTAAVTELHEQRPFDRIVGISRGGLPIGVSLSHRLNLPFTPVEVKSYKADNSQGDIILDTPQEVLSRCRGHVLLVDDLADSGKTTDFLMSHLRELTQPEITIATLYYKRTSIVKPQFYVEETAKWIVFPWEA; encoded by the coding sequence GTGGACAAAGAATTTTTATCTTGGGCTGAATTTGGCGAGCTCGTTTCCAAGCTGACGGCTGCGGTAACTGAGCTGCATGAGCAGCGTCCGTTCGATCGAATTGTCGGAATCAGCCGTGGAGGGCTACCAATCGGCGTTAGCTTATCGCACCGACTTAATCTGCCGTTTACGCCGGTTGAGGTAAAAAGCTACAAGGCGGACAACAGCCAGGGGGACATTATCTTGGACACGCCCCAAGAAGTACTGTCGCGTTGTCGGGGGCATGTTTTGCTAGTGGATGATCTGGCCGACAGTGGCAAAACGACAGACTTTTTAATGAGTCACCTGCGCGAGTTGACGCAGCCGGAGATCACCATTGCGACGCTGTATTATAAAAGAACGTCGATCGTGAAGCCGCAATTTTACGTCGAAGAGACGGCGAAGTGGATTGTCTTTCCCTGGGAGGCGTAA